A region of Treponema sp. J25 DNA encodes the following proteins:
- a CDS encoding bifunctional oligoribonuclease/PAP phosphatase NrnA: MPGSFCLASTNRKGITGLIMEADTQQLQDFIHRFSHFIITTHASPDADGLGAELLLRELLSSLEKEVWILNSDPIPERYLFMDPEGHIKAFKEGVPPFPSEKTGVCIVDTSDEYNIGPIQEVLFQKMENFFIIDHHEPSPLTQLPVYSDTDAAATSEIITDLVRLYNVPISRVGAMAAYAGLVYDTGSFIYPKTTSRTFKTALFLVEAGAVPSEVYQALYETASIGALLLQKKVLSTLEIQGDGHVALQYMTKEDLLETGAAYEDAEHFINLPLKSRDIEVSIFIKQNLDGVIRCSFRSKGAINVASIAQGFGGGGHKNAAGFKSSDNLEETRQKVLQRVLPLFKG; the protein is encoded by the coding sequence ATGCCCGGTTCCTTTTGTCTCGCCAGCACCAACCGTAAGGGGATTACAGGTTTAATCATGGAAGCGGATACACAGCAGTTACAGGACTTCATCCATCGCTTTTCCCACTTTATTATTACTACCCATGCGAGTCCCGATGCGGATGGGCTCGGGGCAGAACTCCTTTTACGGGAGTTGCTGAGTTCCCTGGAAAAAGAAGTATGGATCCTTAACTCAGATCCCATCCCTGAACGGTACCTTTTCATGGATCCGGAGGGTCATATCAAAGCTTTTAAGGAAGGGGTACCCCCCTTCCCTTCCGAAAAAACAGGGGTTTGTATTGTAGATACCTCTGACGAATACAACATAGGCCCCATTCAGGAAGTTCTTTTCCAGAAAATGGAAAATTTTTTCATCATTGACCACCATGAACCAAGCCCTCTTACCCAGCTTCCGGTATATAGCGACACCGATGCCGCTGCTACAAGCGAAATCATCACCGATCTCGTGCGTCTCTATAACGTTCCTATTTCTCGGGTAGGGGCTATGGCGGCCTATGCGGGCCTCGTATATGATACAGGCTCCTTCATTTATCCTAAAACCACAAGCAGAACTTTTAAAACAGCCCTCTTTCTGGTGGAGGCCGGGGCGGTTCCTTCTGAGGTGTATCAGGCTCTATATGAAACCGCTTCGATTGGGGCCCTCCTCCTCCAGAAAAAAGTGCTTTCCACCCTGGAAATTCAGGGAGATGGACATGTGGCCCTTCAATATATGACCAAGGAGGATCTTCTGGAAACGGGAGCCGCCTATGAAGATGCGGAACATTTTATCAACCTTCCCCTCAAAAGTCGGGATATAGAAGTTTCGATTTTTATCAAACAAAACCTGGATGGGGTAATCCGCTGTTCCTTCCGTTCTAAAGGGGCTATCAACGTGGCAAGCATCGCCCAGGGATTCGGAGGTGGGGGCCATAAAAATGCGGCGGGTTTTAAGAGCTCCGATAATCTTGAAGAAACCCGGCAAAAGGTGCTACAAAGGGTACTGCCCCTTTTTAAGGGATAG
- a CDS encoding pallilysin-related adhesin, with product MKHFRGTSVILVFFAFTAALVVFFALTGSEKEISGPSPSQTGKVITPRIDSEKFLSANTVDTEQLAFEDSNNVKIALSPTELPLSVLTQDFDGDPSEEQLVAYRKNGDAENRVYLMYIDFNETNGNYEKVWSSPTIITRPQTLRLFTKDLLGDRSICAILTGLNDRGEQTITVFHKKEKNSPVAFSKIAELAVDGSIVIKESERTEAYEMGLTRAPSFPISTLSRDLESSNILDQIEVIYNWDPSSGQYVRVGTNRIERKSVVQRQLRNLVDGTPGKVEAFLQGLWYSVQSATSGRRSIYFDPERREIIFYSEGTQEVYSWTNSSPTRYGLYITCQNISITTLKRFIDVNLENGDTITLRIYEDVKIKIGVADSWDGVYQKMTGADRKISQHEEAAPQPLSPWVSEKYEGNEGSLHFNADGTFLWPQGKEIQEGKYLFFQYGSTELLELHPKTGSSPRVVYQVERQKEGKTGTILVLSRVQLSSKGIQTMNLVPLRLRKIEQ from the coding sequence ATGAAACACTTCCGTGGCACCTCGGTGATCCTGGTTTTCTTTGCCTTTACAGCGGCACTGGTAGTATTTTTTGCTCTCACCGGTTCTGAAAAAGAGATATCCGGCCCTTCCCCTTCTCAGACAGGGAAGGTTATCACCCCCCGCATCGATTCAGAAAAGTTTCTCAGTGCCAATACGGTAGACACGGAACAACTTGCCTTTGAAGACTCCAATAACGTAAAAATAGCCCTCTCTCCTACAGAACTTCCCCTATCGGTACTTACCCAGGATTTCGATGGGGACCCGAGCGAAGAACAGCTTGTAGCGTATCGGAAGAATGGGGATGCCGAAAACCGGGTGTACCTCATGTACATCGATTTTAACGAAACCAACGGAAATTATGAAAAGGTCTGGTCTAGTCCAACGATCATTACCAGGCCCCAAACCCTCCGCCTTTTTACGAAAGATCTCCTGGGAGATCGGAGCATCTGTGCTATTCTAACGGGACTCAACGACCGGGGGGAACAGACCATCACGGTATTCCATAAAAAAGAGAAGAATTCCCCTGTCGCTTTTAGTAAAATCGCAGAACTGGCAGTGGATGGTTCCATCGTGATCAAAGAGTCCGAACGCACCGAAGCCTATGAGATGGGGCTGACCCGGGCTCCTAGCTTCCCTATTTCCACCCTGAGCCGGGACCTGGAATCGAGTAATATTCTGGATCAAATCGAAGTAATCTATAACTGGGATCCCTCCAGTGGTCAGTACGTCCGAGTAGGGACAAATCGAATTGAACGAAAATCGGTGGTTCAACGCCAACTACGCAACCTTGTGGATGGGACACCAGGGAAGGTAGAGGCTTTCCTGCAGGGCCTATGGTATTCGGTACAATCCGCCACCAGTGGTCGACGCTCCATATACTTTGACCCGGAACGTCGAGAAATCATCTTTTACTCCGAGGGCACCCAGGAAGTATACAGTTGGACCAATTCATCCCCTACCCGCTATGGCCTTTACATTACCTGTCAAAATATCTCTATTACTACCTTAAAAAGGTTCATCGATGTAAATCTTGAAAATGGGGATACGATTACCCTCCGGATCTATGAAGATGTGAAAATAAAAATTGGTGTCGCCGACAGCTGGGATGGAGTATACCAGAAAATGACCGGCGCCGACAGAAAAATATCTCAGCATGAAGAAGCAGCTCCCCAGCCCCTTTCACCGTGGGTCTCTGAAAAATATGAAGGCAACGAGGGCTCCCTGCACTTTAACGCCGATGGGACTTTTCTCTGGCCCCAGGGGAAGGAAATCCAGGAAGGCAAATATCTCTTTTTCCAGTATGGTTCCACGGAACTCCTGGAACTCCACCCTAAAACGGGGTCTTCCCCTCGAGTGGTCTACCAGGTAGAACGACAGAAAGAAGGGAAAACGGGGACCATATTAGTATTGAGCCGGGTGCAGCTTTCCAGTAAGGGAATCCAGACCATGAACCTCGTCCCCCTGCGATTGAGAAAAATAGAACAATAA
- the cfpA gene encoding cytoplasmic filament protein CfpA, whose amino-acid sequence MGAIDLPKSPNVFHPEKPSAVGSRNSLAQEYRDQQKEVNQLLEEETNKVLHHLQAKLPKEVLERLDVMGGLKEKLYNYFNQNYQNMFNRYIVTAEDEMVKKIRNYIDKEETKVLARYTPKEIADLLDQVGGADKFNTGEIEKSIVNMYGHLQGHIQRGVNDLENLTNSLLRQKTDVGAFIRGENAYSVVKCAFKDNITKPKTVCDVKLSVNILDSELISPIFHYQVTVEYLIKDLLSKHIMDCIDKEIEKLKDERIDQGLEELSDSEIIFAKMNKVENYTDDKVDDPKSKRYSIIAKSLMDRINDLRAEIDPATFDQLNIRENLKKIIDMENIRNRGFNTAINSITSILDTSKMGYQYIENLKNARELIIREYEDTDVANLPDERYQIRLKYYDNAQLQEERKAYDVQIKSFETEVQHLWDVLEMIYEDSKFLTRITDFNDLAALYKKKIKRKIKDRTGDPLYEDIAKVWDEVSFIKPGETEVERMNRTYLYEKDKIRHKLIMMREKMKTMYGYQYPIQRRVMEERLNFLEKEFNRFDYMINPYHIQPGLLLDVDITSIKRKKATLDGMANVLNEFLHGVSKGFQDAAFASFSRRRSTVRQDIAQSFAESSSIKDAVDPGKAYLDMINAEESSSVVSALADSAPAKTTGRGRPAAKKESAAVVDNTGKRGRPRRNAEKGDIREV is encoded by the coding sequence ATGGGAGCCATTGACCTGCCCAAGAGCCCTAACGTGTTTCATCCGGAAAAGCCGAGTGCTGTCGGTTCACGGAACTCGCTGGCCCAGGAGTACCGGGACCAACAGAAAGAAGTGAACCAACTCCTCGAAGAGGAAACGAATAAAGTTCTCCATCACCTTCAGGCAAAGCTGCCGAAGGAGGTGCTCGAGCGGTTGGACGTGATGGGTGGTTTGAAGGAGAAGTTGTACAACTACTTCAACCAGAACTATCAGAACATGTTTAACCGGTACATCGTGACCGCCGAAGACGAGATGGTCAAGAAGATCCGGAATTATATCGACAAGGAAGAAACCAAGGTCCTTGCTCGATATACCCCCAAGGAAATTGCGGATCTCCTTGACCAGGTTGGTGGGGCCGACAAGTTCAACACCGGTGAAATTGAAAAATCCATCGTGAACATGTATGGTCACCTGCAGGGACACATCCAGCGGGGAGTGAACGACCTGGAAAACCTTACGAACAGCCTGTTGCGGCAAAAGACCGACGTAGGGGCCTTTATCCGGGGCGAAAATGCCTACTCGGTAGTAAAGTGCGCCTTCAAAGACAATATCACCAAGCCAAAGACGGTCTGCGATGTAAAGCTATCGGTGAACATCCTGGATTCGGAACTTATTAGCCCTATTTTCCACTATCAGGTCACCGTAGAGTACCTCATTAAGGATCTCCTTTCCAAACACATCATGGACTGCATCGATAAGGAGATCGAAAAACTCAAGGATGAACGGATCGATCAGGGGCTCGAGGAACTGTCGGATAGCGAGATCATTTTTGCCAAGATGAATAAGGTGGAAAATTACACCGATGATAAGGTAGATGATCCAAAGTCCAAACGCTACTCGATCATTGCCAAGTCCCTCATGGACCGGATCAACGACCTGCGGGCCGAAATCGATCCGGCAACCTTCGATCAGCTCAATATTCGGGAAAATCTGAAGAAGATCATCGACATGGAGAATATCCGGAACCGGGGCTTTAATACCGCGATCAACTCCATCACCTCTATTCTGGATACCTCCAAGATGGGCTATCAGTATATTGAAAACCTCAAGAATGCCCGGGAGCTTATTATTCGGGAATACGAAGATACGGATGTGGCGAACCTTCCCGATGAACGGTACCAGATCCGGCTGAAGTATTACGATAACGCCCAGCTGCAGGAAGAGCGCAAGGCCTACGATGTGCAGATTAAGAGCTTTGAGACCGAAGTGCAGCACCTCTGGGATGTGCTTGAGATGATCTATGAGGACTCCAAGTTCCTTACCCGGATTACGGACTTTAATGACCTCGCGGCCCTCTACAAGAAAAAGATTAAGCGGAAGATTAAGGACCGCACCGGGGATCCTCTCTATGAAGACATTGCCAAGGTGTGGGATGAAGTTTCCTTTATCAAACCCGGCGAGACCGAAGTAGAGCGGATGAACCGAACCTATCTCTACGAAAAAGACAAGATCCGGCATAAGCTGATCATGATGCGGGAAAAGATGAAGACCATGTATGGGTATCAGTATCCCATCCAGCGTCGGGTCATGGAAGAGCGGCTTAACTTCCTGGAAAAGGAATTTAACCGCTTTGATTACATGATTAATCCCTATCATATCCAGCCGGGTCTCTTGCTGGACGTGGATATCACCTCTATCAAGCGGAAAAAGGCAACCCTGGACGGGATGGCGAACGTCCTCAATGAATTCCTCCATGGGGTTTCTAAGGGCTTCCAGGATGCGGCCTTTGCTTCCTTCAGCCGCCGCCGGTCTACGGTACGGCAGGACATTGCCCAGTCCTTTGCAGAGTCTTCGAGCATTAAGGACGCGGTAGATCCGGGTAAAGCCTACCTGGATATGATCAATGCGGAGGAATCGAGCAGCGTGGTTTCTGCTCTGGCGGATTCGGCACCTGCTAAGACCACAGGACGTGGTCGCCCCGCAGCAAAAAAGGAAAGCGCCGCGGTGGTAGATAACACTGGTAAACGAGGACGTCCCCGGCGGAATGCCGAAAAGGGTGATATCCGGGAAGTTTAA
- a CDS encoding VWA domain-containing protein, whose amino-acid sequence MRRKWWYKAFAGCFWGLFCLSILFPIRLLAEDSRTKNVRIMFLIDTSPAMGNSFGPMIAFLKGFLKEIGVPGDRIGITPITASPQSIGEVSLTSQEDLSKIFNLLDSIQPRPEEANYRAALEISRQFFRKYYQREDDVVFTILIMGTSGGNRTHSTEAQLQRYLQYSVVEDHPGWKLVILSEQTGEKARQATQEYARFLLSRQHQP is encoded by the coding sequence ATGAGAAGAAAATGGTGGTACAAGGCCTTTGCAGGCTGCTTTTGGGGTCTTTTTTGCCTCTCGATACTCTTTCCTATCCGTCTTCTTGCGGAGGATAGCCGAACAAAGAATGTGCGCATCATGTTCCTTATTGATACCTCGCCAGCGATGGGAAACTCCTTTGGCCCAATGATAGCGTTCTTAAAAGGATTTCTTAAAGAAATCGGCGTGCCTGGCGATCGTATCGGCATAACCCCTATTACGGCATCCCCCCAATCAATCGGGGAAGTTTCCCTTACCTCTCAAGAGGATCTTAGCAAAATTTTCAATCTCCTCGATTCGATCCAGCCCCGGCCAGAAGAGGCTAACTATCGGGCGGCCCTCGAAATAAGTCGCCAGTTCTTCCGAAAATACTATCAACGAGAAGATGATGTGGTGTTTACCATTCTGATTATGGGCACCAGCGGCGGGAATCGTACTCATAGCACCGAAGCTCAGCTCCAGAGGTACCTGCAATACTCGGTGGTGGAAGATCACCCGGGGTGGAAACTGGTTATCCTTTCTGAACAAACGGGGGAGAAAGCCCGTCAGGCCACTCAGGAGTATGCCCGGTTCCTTTTGTCTCGCCAGCACCAACCGTAA
- a CDS encoding putative PEP-binding protein: protein MDNIYFFSGQDRLPKTVDRELLGIRGRQAVEFAELGFPILPGFIIDARLASKLESVDIQRDIKKLLDKCALFVDKKIGDPDNPLLLKIVVSSNLAISNYPTLHNFGLVRSVIDGFARWVGNQFAAHEVLFLVRGMLKIEELLAIAENDTTRLPDVQMQLRNVEGELKQEHPARDALSYMNEYAPYLPLGFFDTAEDQLISALRRISRLLSKDEQNDNDTALMVQPMVYGNYGKDSCSGFFFSRNIVTGEKKLQGEFYREKFNEIGAQGQPIEKIGIDHLKQLEQIAWTLEDRFKEIRQVRFTVEKGKLWLIEQRPVEQKSTQADIKLLLDLASRKVVDEAYIVKAIQPPRLNEILHPVIDFASTKELPKYTGGISGAPGAAIGRVFFSTEALLEAHKVALQKNEDARFILVMPATFADDVKAIEVATGVLSCEGGYSAHASVVARQYGKVSVVAPEMKIRGKKATLGDLSFGEGDYITLNVPYYGEPSVYLGKASLIEPDPKESGLLEYIQICKKFVKHFHVRANADSPRDAALASSFGAEGIGLCRTEHMFFHKDRINVFREMILSDTPAERAAALEKLEPMQRDDFYGIFKAMAGKEVTIRLLDAPLHEFLPHNDEELQAFMAYLEKARGKKPSKSELLARIEALAEFNPMLGHRGCRIAVSYPEIYAMQVRAIFEAAYKLREEKIDVRPEIMVPVVMNASEVKLIIFGKKIEGKNYRGIVEIEEELRNQRGLKPLSYRVGTMIELPAAALGAGEIARYAQFFSFGTNDLTQTTLGISRDDFTSFMPDYTLFDLLEGNPFSTLDPRVKELVALAVERGKMTRPDLVCGLCGEHGANPANVRFCMEAGLDYVSCSSYSVPIALLAVAQAELERTAVKG from the coding sequence ATGGATAATATATATTTTTTTAGTGGTCAGGATAGGCTCCCCAAAACGGTGGATCGAGAACTCCTTGGTATTCGGGGCCGTCAGGCAGTAGAATTTGCGGAACTTGGTTTTCCTATTCTTCCGGGTTTCATTATTGATGCCCGGCTTGCAAGTAAATTGGAATCCGTTGATATTCAGCGGGATATAAAAAAATTACTGGATAAATGTGCTCTTTTCGTGGATAAAAAAATAGGAGATCCTGATAACCCTCTCCTTTTGAAAATTGTGGTTTCTTCGAACCTGGCTATCAGTAACTATCCAACCCTCCATAATTTTGGATTGGTTCGCTCGGTGATCGATGGCTTTGCCCGTTGGGTGGGGAATCAGTTTGCCGCCCATGAGGTTCTTTTCTTAGTCCGGGGCATGCTTAAGATCGAAGAATTACTGGCTATCGCAGAGAACGATACGACCCGCTTGCCTGATGTACAGATGCAACTGCGAAATGTGGAAGGAGAACTCAAGCAGGAGCATCCTGCTCGGGATGCCCTTTCGTATATGAACGAATATGCCCCCTATCTTCCCCTTGGTTTTTTTGACACCGCCGAAGACCAATTGATAAGTGCCCTGCGGCGTATTTCGCGGCTTCTTTCCAAGGATGAACAAAACGATAATGATACGGCCCTGATGGTACAGCCAATGGTGTACGGGAACTATGGCAAAGACTCCTGTTCGGGTTTTTTCTTTTCCCGCAACATTGTAACCGGAGAAAAGAAACTTCAGGGTGAATTCTATCGGGAAAAATTTAATGAAATTGGAGCCCAGGGGCAACCCATAGAAAAGATTGGGATAGATCATCTAAAACAGCTTGAGCAAATAGCCTGGACCCTGGAAGATCGCTTTAAAGAAATTCGTCAGGTCCGTTTTACCGTAGAAAAGGGGAAGCTCTGGCTTATCGAACAGCGACCGGTGGAACAAAAGTCTACCCAGGCGGATATTAAATTGTTGCTGGATCTGGCGAGCCGCAAAGTCGTGGATGAGGCCTACATTGTGAAGGCTATTCAGCCACCGCGGCTCAACGAAATTCTCCATCCGGTGATCGATTTTGCTTCGACCAAGGAACTGCCTAAATACACAGGTGGCATTTCCGGGGCCCCTGGGGCAGCAATTGGTCGGGTGTTTTTTAGTACCGAGGCGCTTCTTGAGGCCCATAAAGTGGCGCTCCAAAAAAATGAGGATGCCCGCTTTATTCTGGTAATGCCCGCTACCTTTGCGGATGATGTTAAGGCCATCGAGGTTGCGACGGGGGTGCTTTCCTGTGAAGGGGGCTATTCGGCCCATGCATCGGTGGTGGCCCGTCAGTACGGAAAGGTGTCGGTGGTGGCGCCGGAAATGAAAATCCGGGGGAAAAAAGCCACGCTGGGGGACCTTTCCTTTGGTGAAGGGGACTACATCACCCTGAATGTTCCCTATTATGGCGAACCATCGGTGTATTTAGGCAAAGCCTCCCTTATTGAACCGGATCCCAAAGAGTCGGGCCTGCTGGAATATATCCAAATTTGTAAGAAATTTGTAAAGCATTTCCATGTCCGGGCCAATGCGGATAGTCCCCGGGATGCGGCTTTGGCTTCTTCCTTTGGGGCCGAAGGGATTGGTTTGTGCCGGACTGAGCACATGTTCTTCCATAAGGATCGGATCAACGTATTCCGGGAGATGATCCTCTCGGATACACCGGCAGAACGGGCGGCGGCCCTTGAAAAATTGGAACCCATGCAGCGGGATGATTTTTATGGCATCTTTAAAGCCATGGCCGGTAAGGAGGTAACGATCCGCTTGCTGGATGCGCCGCTCCATGAATTCCTTCCCCATAACGATGAGGAACTTCAAGCCTTTATGGCATATCTCGAAAAAGCCCGGGGAAAGAAGCCCTCTAAGTCGGAACTCCTTGCCCGGATCGAAGCCCTTGCGGAATTTAACCCCATGCTCGGTCACCGGGGCTGCCGTATCGCCGTCTCTTATCCAGAAATTTACGCCATGCAGGTGCGGGCCATCTTCGAGGCGGCCTACAAACTCCGGGAAGAAAAAATCGATGTGCGGCCAGAAATCATGGTGCCGGTGGTGATGAACGCCTCGGAGGTTAAGCTCATCATTTTTGGGAAAAAGATTGAAGGGAAAAACTATCGCGGGATTGTGGAAATTGAAGAAGAACTGCGGAATCAGCGAGGACTGAAACCCCTTTCCTATCGGGTTGGTACCATGATTGAACTTCCCGCCGCCGCCCTCGGCGCAGGAGAGATTGCCCGGTATGCCCAGTTCTTTAGTTTTGGCACCAACGACCTTACCCAGACAACGCTGGGTATTTCCCGGGATGATTTTACCTCCTTTATGCCCGATTATACCCTGTTCGACCTTTTGGAAGGGAATCCCTTCAGTACCCTGGATCCCCGGGTAAAGGAACTGGTGGCCCTCGCGGTAGAGCGGGG